Proteins found in one Corynebacterium freneyi genomic segment:
- a CDS encoding cysteine desulfurase, which produces MLDRSLRGDFPILSRTVREGRRLVYLDSGATSQRPRQVIEAEVDFITKRNAPVHRGAYQLAEEATDAYEDAREAIASFIGAGYDELVFTKNATEALNLVAFSLGDERAGVHRVGEGDVIVVTELEHHANLVPWQELARRTGATLKWYGVTPDGRIDLDSLELDDSVKVVAFTHQSNVTGAVADVAEIVRRAKAVGALTVLDACQSVPHMPIDVTELGVDFLAFSGHKMLGPTGVGALWGRPELLEALPPFLTGGSMIEVVTMEDTTFAAPPQRFEAGTMMTSQVVGLGAAVKYLSNIGMDAVAAHEHELTAAALEALKSIDGVTIIGPESAEDRGAAISFQVDGIHPHDLGQVLDDRGVCIRVGHHCAWPVHRAMGVQSTARASFYLYNTLDEVDALADAIRDAKTFFGA; this is translated from the coding sequence ATGCTTGATCGGTCATTGCGCGGCGATTTCCCGATCCTGTCGCGCACGGTGCGCGAAGGGCGCCGTCTGGTGTACCTGGATTCCGGTGCGACGTCGCAGCGCCCGCGCCAGGTCATCGAGGCCGAGGTCGACTTCATCACCAAGCGCAACGCGCCCGTGCACCGCGGCGCGTACCAGCTGGCGGAGGAGGCCACCGACGCCTACGAGGATGCGCGTGAGGCGATCGCGTCGTTCATCGGCGCCGGCTACGACGAGTTGGTGTTCACCAAGAACGCCACGGAGGCGTTGAATCTCGTCGCGTTTTCGCTTGGCGACGAGCGCGCGGGCGTCCACCGCGTCGGCGAGGGCGACGTCATCGTCGTCACGGAGCTGGAGCACCACGCGAACCTCGTGCCGTGGCAGGAGCTGGCGCGGCGCACGGGCGCCACGTTGAAGTGGTACGGGGTGACGCCGGACGGTCGGATCGACCTCGATTCCCTCGAGCTCGACGACTCCGTCAAGGTCGTGGCCTTCACCCACCAGTCGAACGTGACTGGTGCGGTGGCCGACGTCGCCGAGATCGTCCGCCGCGCCAAGGCGGTCGGCGCCCTCACCGTGCTCGACGCGTGCCAGTCGGTGCCGCACATGCCCATCGACGTCACGGAGCTCGGCGTGGATTTCCTCGCCTTCTCCGGCCACAAGATGCTCGGCCCCACCGGGGTCGGCGCCCTGTGGGGCCGTCCCGAGCTGCTCGAGGCGCTGCCGCCGTTCTTGACCGGCGGGTCGATGATCGAGGTCGTGACCATGGAGGACACGACTTTCGCGGCGCCGCCACAGCGGTTCGAGGCCGGCACGATGATGACCAGCCAGGTCGTCGGTCTCGGTGCGGCGGTGAAGTACCTGTCGAACATCGGCATGGACGCCGTCGCCGCCCACGAGCACGAGTTGACGGCCGCCGCGTTGGAGGCGCTGAAGTCGATCGACGGCGTCACCATCATCGGTCCGGAGTCCGCCGAGGACCGCGGTGCGGCGATCTCGTTCCAGGTCGACGGCATCCACCCGCATGATCTGGGCCAGGTCCTCGACGACCGCGGCGTGTGCATCCGCGTGGGGCATCATTGCGCATGGCCGGTGCACCGGGCCATGGGCGTGCAGTCCACCGCACGCGCATCGTTCTACCTGTACAACACCTTGGATGAAGTCGACGCCCTCGCCGACGCCATCCGCGACGCGAAGACGTTCTTCGGCGCCTGA
- the sufU gene encoding Fe-S cluster assembly sulfur transfer protein SufU, with product MKLESMYQEVILDHYKHPQHSGLRDPFDAEVHHVNPSCGDELTLRVRLSDDGTTVDDVSYDAAGCSISQASTSVMAEEIIGRPVEEAMAKLAEFERMITSRGREEGDEDLIGDGIAFSGVSKYPARVKCALLGWKAFQAATADALSDEGSDGTGSDNTGDKEVNP from the coding sequence GTGAAGCTGGAGTCGATGTACCAGGAAGTGATCCTGGACCACTACAAGCACCCCCAGCACAGCGGTCTGCGCGACCCGTTCGACGCCGAAGTCCATCACGTCAACCCGTCGTGCGGCGACGAGCTGACCCTGCGCGTCCGACTTTCCGACGACGGAACCACCGTCGACGACGTGTCCTACGACGCCGCCGGCTGCTCGATTTCCCAGGCCTCGACGTCGGTCATGGCCGAGGAAATCATCGGCAGGCCCGTCGAGGAGGCCATGGCGAAACTCGCCGAGTTCGAGCGCATGATCACCTCTCGCGGCAGGGAAGAGGGCGACGAGGATCTCATCGGGGACGGCATCGCCTTCTCCGGCGTGTCCAAGTACCCCGCCCGCGTCAAGTGCGCCCTGCTGGGCTGGAAGGCGTTCCAGGCGGCCACCGCCGACGCCCTGTCCGACGAGGGCTCCGACGGCACCGGATCCGACAACACCGGAGACAAGGAAGTGAACCCATGA
- the mptB gene encoding polyprenol phosphomannose-dependent alpha 1,6 mannosyltransferase MptB, protein MSETQRRGGAAHWIIDALPRIGRAGSRSASLHHGVESPLAFRVDHRELRRFTWLRWLGTLGALLILVGGVGAGATPVVGNVLWETPIGSMLGRMLISTTIVTFTGIGMLITAWLGVGAFVASGARTRVSSVDTGMLVRTFAGWVLPLIFTAPLFTQDIYSYLAQGAVVDRGMDPYAAGPVELLGAEDPLARSVPLIWSNSPSPYGPTAMVVAWGISALTSDAVLPSVFLHRAVAVASLYVVAWALVRLALRCGVSPQFALWLGVLNPLTLLHLVGGVHNEALLLALLLGGMEVCLVALHGKPVPGVPDAAVEPGSPALSRRGWLLFAGGVALISLAGMVKVTGFVALGFVGMALARRFGFTTMSVVRAGVATAVMAGATVVAVSAGSGLGFGWITSQGGAATVRSWMSLSTLLGITSGFAGRVLGIGDVSDAALELTRGLGILLAAAWLLRMLWATFRGRIHPLGGYGLSMFALVLLFPVVHPWYLLWALVPLSGWANRPQFRWAVVAYSAIFSLTVLPRGLGLPPGTVLQIYLGSIAAFVIVMALIVEVSRRTKVFRLR, encoded by the coding sequence GTGTCCGAAACTCAACGACGCGGCGGCGCCGCCCACTGGATCATCGACGCGTTGCCGCGCATCGGCCGCGCCGGTTCGCGGTCGGCGTCGCTGCACCATGGCGTCGAGTCTCCCCTGGCGTTCCGGGTCGATCACCGGGAGTTGCGTCGTTTCACGTGGCTGCGGTGGCTCGGCACGCTCGGCGCCCTTCTCATTCTCGTCGGCGGCGTCGGCGCGGGTGCGACGCCGGTGGTGGGCAACGTGCTCTGGGAGACCCCGATCGGCTCGATGCTGGGCCGGATGCTCATTTCCACGACGATCGTGACGTTCACGGGCATCGGGATGCTCATCACGGCGTGGTTGGGCGTCGGCGCGTTCGTGGCCTCGGGTGCCCGCACGCGGGTGTCGTCGGTGGATACGGGCATGTTGGTGCGCACGTTCGCGGGCTGGGTGCTCCCCCTCATCTTCACCGCGCCGTTGTTCACGCAGGACATTTATTCCTATTTGGCGCAGGGGGCGGTGGTCGATCGGGGCATGGACCCGTATGCGGCCGGTCCGGTCGAGTTGCTCGGCGCGGAGGATCCGCTGGCCCGTTCGGTGCCGTTGATCTGGTCGAATTCGCCGAGCCCCTATGGGCCGACGGCGATGGTGGTCGCGTGGGGCATTTCCGCGCTCACGTCGGATGCGGTGTTGCCGTCGGTGTTCCTGCATCGGGCCGTGGCGGTGGCGTCGCTGTACGTGGTGGCGTGGGCGTTGGTTCGCCTGGCGTTGCGCTGCGGCGTCAGCCCCCAGTTCGCGTTGTGGCTGGGCGTGCTCAATCCGTTGACGCTGCTTCATCTCGTCGGCGGCGTGCACAACGAGGCCCTGCTGCTCGCGTTGTTGCTCGGGGGCATGGAGGTGTGTCTGGTCGCGTTGCACGGCAAGCCGGTGCCCGGTGTTCCGGATGCGGCGGTGGAGCCGGGGTCCCCGGCATTGTCCCGCCGCGGTTGGCTGCTGTTCGCGGGCGGCGTCGCCCTGATCTCGTTGGCGGGCATGGTCAAGGTGACGGGCTTCGTCGCGCTCGGCTTCGTCGGCATGGCCCTGGCGCGCAGGTTCGGCTTTACGACGATGTCCGTCGTGCGCGCAGGGGTCGCGACCGCGGTCATGGCGGGGGCGACGGTCGTGGCGGTGTCGGCGGGGTCGGGGCTCGGTTTCGGGTGGATCACCAGCCAGGGCGGTGCCGCGACGGTGCGATCGTGGATGTCGTTGTCGACGCTGTTGGGCATCACCTCCGGTTTCGCCGGCCGGGTGCTGGGCATCGGCGACGTGTCCGATGCGGCGCTCGAACTGACGCGGGGCCTGGGCATTCTGCTGGCCGCCGCGTGGCTGCTGCGCATGTTGTGGGCGACGTTCCGCGGCCGCATCCACCCGTTGGGCGGATACGGGTTGTCGATGTTCGCCCTCGTGCTGCTCTTCCCGGTGGTCCACCCCTGGTATCTGCTGTGGGCGCTGGTTCCCCTGTCGGGCTGGGCCAACCGCCCGCAGTTCCGCTGGGCCGTCGTGGCGTACTCCGCGATCTTCAGCCTCACGGTGCTGCCGCGCGGACTCGGTCTGCCGCCCGGCACGGTGCTGCAGATCTACCTCGGCTCCATCGCCGCCTTCGTCATCGTGATGGCCCTCATAGTCGAGGTGTCGCGTCGCACGAAGGTGTTCCGGCTGCGCTGA
- a CDS encoding ABC transporter ATP-binding protein — translation MTRNTDSPALRLTGVTKRFGDVTAVDGLDLTLACGRVLALLGPNGAGKTTTVEMCEGFVRPDGGEVRVLGLDPMDDTDELRSRIGIMLQGGGAYPGVRVGEMLELVASYSADPLDVDWLLEVVGLSRHRRTSYRRLSGGQQQRLSLACALVGRPELVFLDEPTAGLDAQSRLAVWDLVSSLRRDGVTVVLTTHLMDEAEALADDVLIIDRGRAVASGTTADITAGTSTQAAVLEVDRAIDVDSLARHLGTVGADAAGDVTVEATGPNRYRITGAATPRGIAAMTAWCADHDVLVSELRVARRSLEDVFLDITGREMRS, via the coding sequence GTGACCAGGAACACCGACTCCCCGGCTTTGCGATTGACCGGCGTGACCAAGCGTTTCGGCGACGTGACGGCCGTCGACGGGTTGGATCTCACCCTCGCCTGCGGCCGCGTCCTCGCCCTGCTGGGCCCGAACGGGGCCGGCAAGACCACCACCGTCGAGATGTGCGAGGGCTTCGTGCGCCCCGACGGCGGCGAGGTCCGCGTCCTCGGCCTCGACCCGATGGACGACACCGACGAACTGCGCTCGCGCATCGGCATCATGCTGCAGGGCGGCGGCGCCTACCCCGGCGTCCGCGTCGGCGAGATGCTCGAACTCGTGGCGTCCTACTCGGCAGATCCTCTCGACGTGGATTGGCTCCTGGAGGTCGTCGGGCTGTCCCGCCACCGCCGGACGTCCTACCGCAGGCTGTCCGGGGGGCAGCAGCAGCGACTGTCTCTGGCCTGCGCCCTTGTCGGCCGACCGGAGCTCGTGTTCCTGGACGAGCCGACGGCCGGCCTGGACGCCCAGTCGCGGTTGGCGGTGTGGGATCTGGTGTCCTCGCTGCGTCGCGACGGCGTCACCGTCGTGCTGACCACCCACCTCATGGACGAGGCCGAGGCGCTGGCCGACGACGTGCTCATCATCGACCGGGGCCGCGCCGTGGCGTCGGGCACCACCGCCGACATCACCGCCGGCACGTCTACGCAGGCCGCGGTGCTGGAAGTCGACCGCGCCATCGACGTCGACTCCCTCGCCCGGCATCTCGGCACCGTCGGCGCCGACGCGGCCGGCGACGTCACCGTCGAAGCCACCGGCCCCAACCGCTACCGCATCACCGGTGCGGCGACCCCGCGCGGCATCGCCGCCATGACGGCCTGGTGCGCCGACCACGACGTCCTCGTCTCCGAGCTGCGCGTGGCGCGACGGAGCCTGGAGGACGTCTTCCTCGACATCACCGGCCGAGAAATGAGGAGCTGA
- the sufD gene encoding Fe-S cluster assembly protein SufD produces MTSVITNEGQSEHKRRVLANKGDVFASFDVDDFDVPKGRDEEWRFTPLRRLKGLHDGTAGDPVAATVTVEGADAEGITVESVARGDERLGRAGTPTDRVAAQAFSSFDEATVVTFGKGVVADAPVTVTVDGPGADKVAYGHIVIDVREQAEAVVILDHRGTGAYADNVEFIVGDAARLAVVSLTNWDEGAVHLSGHHASLGRDSVLRHSVATFGGDVVRVVPRVKFTAPGGDAELLGVYFADAGQYFEQRLLVDHGVPNCRSNVMYKGALQGEPGSGKPDARTAWVGDVLIRAEATGTDTYELNRNLLLTEGARADAVPNLEIETGEIAGAGHAATVGRFDDDQLFYLLSRGIPEDVARRLVVRGFFNEVINLIPVESIRERLTSLIDHELEIGGF; encoded by the coding sequence ATGACCAGCGTTATCACCAACGAGGGCCAGTCCGAGCACAAGCGCCGGGTGCTGGCCAACAAGGGAGACGTCTTCGCCTCCTTCGACGTCGACGACTTCGACGTGCCCAAGGGCCGCGACGAGGAGTGGCGCTTCACGCCGCTGCGCCGCCTCAAGGGCCTCCACGACGGCACCGCCGGCGACCCGGTCGCCGCGACCGTCACCGTGGAGGGCGCCGACGCCGAGGGCATCACCGTCGAGTCCGTGGCCCGCGGCGACGAGCGCCTCGGCCGGGCCGGCACGCCCACCGACCGAGTCGCCGCGCAGGCGTTCTCGTCCTTCGACGAGGCCACCGTCGTCACCTTCGGCAAGGGCGTCGTCGCCGACGCCCCGGTCACCGTCACCGTCGACGGCCCGGGCGCGGACAAGGTCGCCTACGGCCACATCGTCATCGACGTCCGCGAGCAGGCCGAAGCCGTGGTCATCCTCGATCACCGGGGCACCGGCGCCTACGCCGACAACGTCGAGTTCATCGTCGGCGACGCCGCCCGCCTGGCCGTCGTCAGCCTGACGAACTGGGACGAGGGCGCCGTGCACCTGTCCGGGCACCACGCCTCGCTGGGCCGCGACTCCGTGCTGCGCCACTCGGTGGCCACGTTCGGCGGCGACGTCGTCCGCGTCGTGCCGCGCGTGAAGTTCACCGCCCCGGGCGGCGACGCCGAGCTGCTGGGCGTCTACTTCGCCGACGCCGGCCAGTACTTCGAGCAGCGTCTGCTCGTCGACCACGGCGTGCCCAACTGCCGCTCCAACGTCATGTACAAGGGCGCGCTGCAGGGCGAGCCGGGCTCCGGCAAGCCCGACGCCCGCACCGCCTGGGTGGGCGACGTGCTCATCCGCGCCGAGGCTACGGGCACGGACACCTACGAGCTCAACCGCAACCTTCTCCTCACCGAGGGCGCCCGCGCCGACGCGGTGCCCAACCTGGAGATCGAAACCGGCGAGATCGCCGGCGCCGGCCACGCCGCCACGGTGGGCCGTTTCGACGATGACCAGCTGTTCTACCTGCTGTCGCGGGGCATCCCGGAGGACGTGGCGCGCCGCCTCGTGGTCCGCGGATTCTTCAACGAGGTCATCAACCTGATTCCGGTGGAGTCGATCCGCGAGCGACTGACCTCGCTCATCGACCACGAACTCGAAATCGGCGGTTTTTAG
- the sufC gene encoding Fe-S cluster assembly ATPase SufC: MSTLEIRNLHAQVLPNDEAGEPKQILKGVDLTIKSGETHAVMGPNGSGKSTLSYTIAGHPRYEVTEGEILLDGENVLEMSVDERARAGLFLAMQYPTEVTGVSMSNFLRTAATAVRGEAPKLRHWVKEVREAMTDLEIDPSFSERSVNEGFSGGEKKRHEILQLDLLKPKFAVLDETDSGLDVDALRVVSDGINRYQDENDGGILIITHYKRILNYVRPDYVHVFADGRIVQSGGPELADELEEHGYERFVNA, translated from the coding sequence ATGAGCACCCTGGAAATCCGCAATCTCCACGCGCAGGTTCTGCCGAACGACGAGGCCGGCGAGCCGAAGCAGATCCTGAAGGGCGTGGACCTGACCATCAAGTCGGGCGAGACCCACGCCGTCATGGGCCCGAACGGCTCCGGCAAGTCGACCCTGAGCTACACCATCGCGGGCCACCCGCGCTACGAGGTCACCGAGGGGGAGATCCTCCTGGACGGAGAGAACGTCCTGGAGATGAGCGTCGACGAGCGCGCCCGCGCCGGCCTGTTCCTGGCCATGCAGTACCCGACCGAGGTCACCGGCGTGTCCATGTCGAACTTCCTGCGCACCGCCGCCACCGCCGTGCGCGGCGAGGCCCCGAAGCTGCGTCACTGGGTCAAGGAGGTCCGCGAGGCGATGACGGACCTGGAGATCGACCCGTCGTTCTCGGAGCGCTCCGTCAACGAGGGCTTCTCGGGCGGCGAGAAGAAGCGCCACGAGATCCTGCAGCTGGACCTGCTGAAGCCGAAGTTCGCCGTCCTCGACGAGACCGACTCCGGCCTGGACGTCGACGCCCTGCGCGTGGTGTCCGACGGCATCAACCGCTACCAGGACGAAAACGACGGTGGCATCCTCATCATCACCCACTACAAGCGCATCCTGAACTACGTGCGTCCGGACTACGTGCACGTCTTCGCCGACGGCCGCATCGTGCAGTCCGGTGGCCCGGAGCTGGCCGACGAACTGGAGGAGCACGGCTACGAGCGGTTCGTCAATGCTTGA
- the sufB gene encoding Fe-S cluster assembly protein SufB translates to MTLAQDDSAKVRTPQTDEEIIDSIGAYQYGWHDSDAAGAAAERGLSEAVVRDISAKKNEDEWMLENRLKALDIFYKKPMPTWGADLSTIDFDNIKYFVRSTEQQAQTWEDLPQDIKDTYDKLGIPEAEKQRLVAGVAAQYESEVVYHQIREDLEAQGVIFLDTDTALKEHPELFHEYFGSVIPAGDNKFSALNTAVWSGGSFIYVPKGVHVDIPLQAYFRINTENMGQFERTLIIVDEDAYVHYVEGCTAPIYKSDSLHSAVVEIIVKKGGRCRYTTIQNWSNNVYNLVTKRAKAEEGATMEWIDGNIGSKVTMKYPAVWMTGPHARGEVLSVAMAGEGQFQDTGAKMVHMAPHTSSNIVSKSVARGGGRAAYRGLVQVNKGAKHSHSNVECDALLVDTISRSDTYPYVDVREDDVTLGHEATVSKVSDDQLFYLMSRGIEEEEAMAMVVRGFVEPIAKELPMEYALELNRLIELQMEGSVG, encoded by the coding sequence ATGACCCTCGCCCAGGACGATTCCGCGAAGGTGCGCACGCCGCAGACCGACGAGGAGATCATCGACTCGATCGGCGCCTACCAGTACGGTTGGCACGACTCCGATGCCGCCGGCGCCGCCGCCGAGCGCGGACTGTCGGAGGCCGTCGTCCGCGACATCTCCGCGAAGAAGAACGAAGACGAGTGGATGCTCGAGAACCGCCTGAAGGCCCTCGACATCTTCTACAAGAAGCCCATGCCCACGTGGGGCGCGGACCTGTCGACCATCGACTTCGACAACATCAAGTACTTCGTCCGCTCCACCGAACAGCAGGCGCAGACGTGGGAGGACCTCCCGCAGGACATCAAGGACACCTACGACAAGCTGGGCATCCCCGAGGCCGAGAAGCAGCGCCTCGTCGCCGGCGTCGCCGCCCAGTACGAGTCCGAGGTCGTCTACCACCAGATCCGCGAGGACCTGGAGGCACAGGGCGTCATCTTCCTGGACACCGACACCGCGCTCAAGGAGCACCCGGAGCTCTTCCACGAGTACTTCGGGTCCGTCATCCCGGCCGGCGACAACAAGTTCTCCGCCCTCAACACGGCCGTGTGGTCCGGCGGTTCGTTCATCTACGTGCCCAAGGGCGTCCACGTGGACATCCCGCTGCAGGCCTACTTCCGCATCAACACGGAGAACATGGGCCAGTTCGAGCGCACGCTGATCATCGTCGACGAGGACGCCTACGTCCACTACGTCGAGGGCTGCACCGCCCCGATCTACAAGTCGGACTCGCTGCACTCGGCCGTCGTCGAGATCATCGTGAAGAAGGGCGGCCGCTGCCGCTACACGACCATCCAGAACTGGTCGAACAACGTCTACAACCTGGTCACCAAGCGCGCGAAGGCCGAAGAGGGCGCGACCATGGAGTGGATCGACGGCAACATCGGCTCGAAGGTCACCATGAAGTACCCGGCCGTGTGGATGACCGGCCCCCACGCCCGCGGCGAGGTGCTGTCCGTCGCCATGGCCGGCGAGGGCCAGTTCCAGGACACCGGCGCGAAGATGGTGCACATGGCGCCGCACACGTCGTCGAACATCGTGTCCAAGTCCGTCGCCCGCGGCGGCGGCCGCGCCGCCTACCGAGGCCTGGTGCAGGTCAACAAGGGCGCCAAGCACTCCCACTCCAACGTCGAGTGCGACGCCCTGCTCGTCGACACGATCTCCCGCTCCGACACGTACCCGTACGTCGACGTCCGCGAGGACGACGTCACCCTCGGCCACGAGGCCACCGTCTCCAAGGTCTCCGATGACCAGCTCTTCTACCTGATGAGCCGCGGCATCGAGGAAGAGGAGGCCATGGCCATGGTCGTCCGCGGGTTCGTCGAGCCCATCGCCAAGGAGCTCCCGATGGAATACGCCCTCGAGCTCAACCGCCTCATTGAACTGCAGATGGAAGGGTCGGTCGGTTAA
- a CDS encoding helix-turn-helix transcriptional regulator encodes MANAETPGKGGDGDTRRRILLALLEHNPATAGTIAEELGLSAAGVRRHLDILVDEGLAETAPAPSTGPRGRGRPAKSFRLTDDGRATFGHAYDSLAAAALDALRDAGGDAAVTAFARHRVNEILAGIEPVGGATDLDDVVESVVTAFRRHGYAATVNATTGSVQICHHHCPISHVAQDFPQLCAAEHEAVSNLLGQHTVPLATIADGNGICTTNIPLTPVTHAPAERSGQ; translated from the coding sequence ATGGCCAACGCCGAAACGCCCGGCAAGGGCGGCGACGGGGACACGCGCCGCAGGATCCTGCTCGCATTGCTCGAACACAATCCGGCCACGGCGGGAACCATCGCCGAGGAACTCGGACTCTCGGCGGCCGGGGTGCGAAGGCACCTCGACATCCTCGTCGACGAGGGCCTCGCCGAAACGGCCCCCGCCCCGTCCACCGGCCCCCGCGGCCGCGGACGCCCGGCGAAGTCCTTCCGTCTCACCGACGACGGACGAGCCACGTTCGGGCACGCCTACGACTCCCTCGCCGCCGCCGCGCTCGACGCGCTGCGCGACGCCGGGGGAGACGCCGCGGTCACCGCGTTCGCGCGGCACCGCGTCAACGAGATCCTCGCCGGCATCGAGCCGGTCGGCGGAGCAACCGACCTCGACGACGTCGTCGAGTCGGTCGTCACGGCTTTCCGGCGCCACGGCTACGCGGCGACGGTCAACGCGACCACCGGAAGCGTGCAGATCTGCCACCACCATTGCCCGATCAGCCATGTCGCGCAGGACTTCCCCCAGCTGTGCGCCGCCGAACATGAGGCGGTCAGTAACCTGCTGGGGCAGCACACCGTTCCGTTGGCCACCATCGCCGACGGAAACGGGATCTGCACGACGAACATCCCCCTGACCCCAGTAACTCACGCACCAGCAGAAAGGAGCGGACAATGA
- a CDS encoding metal-sulfur cluster assembly factor — translation MTEPNTTGTPENPEAPATGDSPAPGLDGGTYEVPPRPEQTPEQEKLAIEVEDRMYDVVDPELGVNVVDLGLVYDIWIEGDSKAVINMTLTSPACPLTDMLYDQAEALVLDHPQVTEMQLNWVWSPPWGPHMITEDGREQMRALGFSV, via the coding sequence ATGACCGAGCCGAACACCACCGGCACCCCGGAGAACCCTGAGGCGCCCGCCACCGGCGACAGCCCCGCACCGGGCCTGGACGGCGGCACCTACGAGGTCCCGCCGCGTCCCGAGCAGACCCCCGAGCAGGAGAAGCTCGCCATCGAGGTCGAGGACCGCATGTACGACGTCGTCGACCCGGAACTCGGCGTCAACGTCGTCGACCTGGGCCTGGTCTACGACATCTGGATCGAGGGCGACTCGAAGGCCGTCATCAACATGACGTTGACGTCGCCGGCCTGCCCGCTGACCGACATGCTCTACGACCAGGCCGAGGCGCTCGTCCTGGATCATCCGCAGGTCACCGAGATGCAGCTCAACTGGGTGTGGTCCCCGCCGTGGGGGCCGCACATGATCACCGAGGACGGCCGCGAGCAGATGCGCGCCCTCGGGTTCTCGGTGTAA
- a CDS encoding ABC transporter permease: protein MEPTTRFPEGTFAPAPKRAPMGRVLAAQTKLESTLIWRHGEQMLLTMIIPLAMLIGFTLVPVLDREDPIVTVFPMVLAVATMSAGFTGQAIAVGFDRRYGALKRIGASALPKWGIIAGKAGAVAIMVTAQFVIFSAVAVALGYRAPAAAFLLAYVVTMVGTTAFTAMGLLMGGTLGAELILGLANLIWFILLGAATFVAVGPELGDGARAALTVLPSVALTESLIAAFDGRLAWYPLAVLILWGAVCAIAATRLFRFEAKGD from the coding sequence ATGGAGCCCACGACCCGTTTCCCGGAGGGCACCTTCGCCCCCGCCCCGAAGCGCGCGCCGATGGGCCGCGTGCTGGCGGCGCAGACGAAGCTGGAATCGACGCTGATCTGGCGCCACGGCGAGCAGATGCTGCTGACCATGATCATCCCGCTGGCGATGCTCATCGGCTTCACCCTCGTTCCGGTCCTCGATCGCGAGGACCCCATCGTCACCGTCTTCCCCATGGTGCTGGCCGTGGCCACGATGTCCGCCGGGTTCACCGGCCAGGCCATCGCCGTCGGCTTCGACCGCCGGTACGGGGCCCTGAAGCGCATCGGCGCCTCGGCGTTGCCGAAGTGGGGCATCATCGCCGGCAAGGCCGGTGCGGTGGCGATCATGGTCACCGCGCAGTTCGTCATCTTCTCCGCCGTGGCCGTGGCGCTGGGCTACCGGGCGCCTGCGGCGGCGTTCCTGCTCGCCTACGTGGTGACCATGGTGGGCACCACCGCCTTCACCGCGATGGGCCTGCTCATGGGCGGCACGCTCGGCGCCGAACTCATCCTCGGCTTGGCCAACCTGATTTGGTTCATCCTCCTCGGTGCGGCGACGTTCGTGGCCGTGGGCCCCGAGCTCGGCGACGGCGCCCGCGCGGCCTTGACCGTGCTGCCCTCGGTTGCTCTGACGGAGTCGCTCATCGCCGCGTTCGACGGGCGTTTGGCCTGGTACCCGCTGGCCGTCCTGATCCTGTGGGGAGCCGTGTGCGCCATCGCC